Proteins found in one Vallitalea guaymasensis genomic segment:
- a CDS encoding MATE family efflux transporter: MEQLDDRSKLLGQEKVSKVITKLAIPAIIGMLVNAVYNFVDTMFVSWIGTNAMSAAQVGFPVFMVLVAFGQLFGIGGSSYTSRLLGENNKKEASKTITVVYITTIITGVILGICGLVFLEPLVNMFGANSDNISYTLAYTSILFIGAPFILGNMALNNLLRAEGSAIISMFGLMLGAILNIILDPIFIFAFDMGIAGAALATIIAQAITTVFLLSYYIRKKSLIPMKLSMFKPSKKIYNQILTIGLPTLIRQLLASFSIGLMNKAATGYGTEAVAAIGIVSKVFMLGFYALLGYTQGFLPVAGYNYGAKKYQRVLDSTKVSTKVSTIYCIIVFAVFMIFAEPIVMIFRPEAEVARIAVKGLRIWSISLPLLGYSMVINMLFQAIGKAKEAAILSISRQGIMLIPLILILPSLFSLNGVLLAQPVADVLTFILTGILGIIVNKEIYQLRDGSNGLPNVA; the protein is encoded by the coding sequence ATGGAGCAATTAGATGATAGAAGTAAATTGTTAGGGCAGGAGAAAGTATCAAAAGTAATTACAAAATTAGCTATACCAGCCATAATTGGTATGTTGGTAAATGCAGTATATAATTTTGTTGATACAATGTTTGTAAGTTGGATAGGAACCAATGCAATGTCAGCGGCTCAAGTAGGTTTTCCTGTATTTATGGTTTTAGTAGCATTTGGGCAATTGTTTGGTATTGGAGGTTCTTCATATACTTCACGATTATTAGGAGAAAATAATAAAAAAGAAGCAAGTAAAACTATTACGGTTGTTTATATAACAACCATAATAACAGGAGTTATTCTAGGGATATGTGGTCTAGTGTTCTTAGAGCCTTTGGTTAATATGTTCGGAGCCAATAGCGATAATATTAGTTATACTTTGGCTTACACATCAATTTTATTTATTGGTGCACCTTTTATTCTTGGAAATATGGCACTCAACAATCTATTAAGGGCAGAGGGTAGTGCGATAATTTCAATGTTTGGTCTTATGCTTGGAGCCATACTTAATATTATATTAGATCCAATATTTATATTTGCATTTGATATGGGTATTGCAGGTGCTGCTTTGGCAACAATAATTGCTCAAGCAATCACAACTGTATTTTTACTTAGCTATTATATAAGGAAGAAAAGTTTGATACCAATGAAGTTAAGTATGTTTAAACCCTCTAAAAAGATATATAATCAAATATTAACGATTGGTTTACCTACATTGATAAGACAGTTACTTGCTAGTTTTTCCATAGGTTTAATGAATAAAGCTGCAACTGGATATGGTACAGAAGCAGTAGCTGCTATAGGTATTGTGTCAAAAGTATTTATGCTAGGGTTCTATGCTTTACTAGGATATACACAAGGATTTTTACCTGTAGCTGGATATAATTATGGAGCTAAAAAGTATCAAAGGGTATTGGATTCAACGAAAGTAAGCACGAAAGTAAGTACAATATATTGTATAATTGTTTTTGCAGTATTCATGATTTTTGCTGAGCCTATTGTAATGATTTTTAGACCAGAAGCTGAAGTTGCTAGGATAGCTGTTAAAGGATTAAGGATTTGGTCCATTTCGTTACCACTATTAGGGTATTCAATGGTTATCAATATGTTATTCCAAGCTATTGGTAAAGCAAAAGAAGCAGCTATTTTATCTATTTCAAGGCAGGGAATCATGTTGATACCATTAATTCTCATATTACCTTCATTATTTAGTTTGAATGGAGTTTTACTTGCACAACCTGTGGCTGATGTACTAACCTTTATTTTAACAGGAATTCTTGGTATAATTGTTAATAAAGAAATATATCAATTACGAGATGGAAGCAATGGGCTGCCTAATGTAGCTTGA